Proteins from a genomic interval of Novipirellula aureliae:
- a CDS encoding heparinase II/III domain-containing protein: protein MLVLLHVSSLNAQVADEFGRRSGHPYLLYTDANIAKLKERVQNEPIVAEAWRRILADADSALASSADNGGQGRRGGRGNRGGGTDALLLAYRMTGELKYAEPVKATLMSQMQARRPVGGGVSSGGSLMKRDPPWHAGLGSGNAPEAFGIAYDTIYDMLTPDERKTLAHNLAENGVLPVLNDWVLGDKRIHALDTMGHNWWPTAVFGAGIGAMAIMDEDPRALDWVRRVRGASDEWLRYAGSVLENKPPNFDSKGAFYESVGYSDLGISAYLPFMLSWNLAFTERLPESPITSQMGEWFINTLYPRSGRPMAVDFGDSSLNSSGARSVILLWNVGYRKPRYLWYLSQFNSDLANRGLLSNSPRDLLFAPTPAEIAAIPSQPDLPTAKLYGDIGWTILRDSWENDATMLAIKSGWTWNHSYADTGTFSLFHNGQYLIGENGHSGYGTKEYDGYFRQSIAHNVMTFNGKAENPEDTYFGSKFPGTMSHLLDAGDLRYVLADATGPTSNNFIRNYRSFVWVGDAIFIIDDVKSFEPGQFEFLLHPNAEATAKRTNLDLRISLDNSSVVVRPLFPETFPEGGLPTDYPENMRLVEKQGLTGNRRPTTYYGFAPAKLTRRTKFITAILPVTEGVDLPQIERLRGIEHIGVRVRQNAMVTDLYINLEADGSVRHRNANLEMPNGWETDAYLLGMSYPEGADPNDPDAIIRYMVIDGSYLRRDGIVVLDSLSKVYLTMSPQGDDFEVLLQGQPVINALLRATKKPAEVRLNGQLVHPAYNQEAKNLWLSVKAP, encoded by the coding sequence TTGCTTGTTCTGCTGCATGTCAGCAGCCTCAACGCCCAAGTCGCCGACGAATTTGGCCGGCGCAGTGGTCACCCCTATTTGCTCTACACCGATGCAAACATCGCCAAACTGAAGGAGCGTGTGCAAAACGAACCAATCGTGGCGGAAGCCTGGCGCCGGATCCTCGCGGACGCGGATTCCGCCCTCGCGTCTTCGGCGGACAACGGTGGACAAGGCCGGAGGGGCGGGCGCGGTAACCGGGGCGGAGGAACCGATGCACTCCTTCTCGCCTACCGGATGACCGGCGAGTTGAAATACGCCGAGCCCGTCAAAGCGACGTTGATGTCCCAGATGCAGGCTCGTCGCCCCGTCGGCGGCGGAGTATCCAGTGGCGGCAGTCTCATGAAGCGTGATCCTCCTTGGCACGCGGGCCTCGGCTCGGGCAACGCCCCCGAGGCTTTTGGTATCGCCTACGACACGATCTACGACATGTTGACGCCCGACGAACGCAAGACGCTCGCACACAACCTCGCTGAAAACGGTGTCTTGCCAGTGCTCAACGATTGGGTGCTCGGCGACAAACGCATCCATGCGCTCGACACGATGGGGCATAACTGGTGGCCCACCGCAGTATTCGGTGCTGGAATCGGTGCCATGGCGATCATGGACGAAGACCCACGGGCGCTCGACTGGGTACGCCGCGTGCGCGGCGCCTCCGACGAGTGGCTGCGATACGCTGGCAGCGTACTCGAAAACAAGCCACCCAATTTTGATTCCAAGGGGGCGTTCTACGAGAGCGTCGGCTACTCGGACCTCGGGATCTCGGCCTACCTACCCTTCATGCTCTCGTGGAACTTGGCGTTTACAGAGCGACTGCCCGAGTCTCCGATCACCAGCCAGATGGGCGAGTGGTTCATCAATACGCTGTACCCCCGATCGGGGCGACCGATGGCGGTTGACTTCGGTGACAGCAGTCTGAACTCGAGCGGCGCTCGGTCGGTCATCCTGCTATGGAATGTCGGTTACCGCAAACCTCGTTATCTGTGGTATTTGAGCCAGTTCAATTCGGACCTCGCCAACCGTGGGCTGCTCTCGAACTCGCCGCGTGACCTGCTCTTTGCACCCACGCCGGCCGAGATTGCGGCGATCCCCTCGCAACCCGACCTGCCGACGGCAAAACTTTATGGCGATATTGGCTGGACCATCTTGCGTGATTCCTGGGAAAACGATGCCACCATGCTGGCGATCAAGTCTGGCTGGACCTGGAACCACTCTTATGCGGATACGGGGACGTTCAGTCTGTTTCACAACGGCCAGTATCTGATCGGAGAAAACGGCCATAGCGGATATGGTACCAAGGAGTACGATGGCTATTTCCGTCAGAGTATCGCGCACAACGTCATGACGTTCAACGGCAAAGCGGAAAACCCCGAAGACACCTATTTCGGCTCGAAATTCCCTGGCACGATGTCACACCTGCTCGACGCCGGCGACCTGCGCTACGTTCTCGCGGACGCGACGGGGCCAACCTCGAACAACTTTATTCGGAATTATCGGAGCTTCGTCTGGGTCGGTGACGCCATCTTCATCATCGATGACGTAAAGAGCTTCGAGCCCGGCCAGTTCGAGTTCCTACTCCATCCCAATGCCGAGGCGACGGCCAAAAGAACCAACCTGGATCTGCGTATTTCGTTGGACAATTCCAGCGTTGTCGTACGACCGCTTTTCCCTGAAACCTTTCCCGAAGGAGGATTGCCGACAGACTATCCAGAGAATATGCGTCTGGTCGAGAAGCAGGGCTTAACAGGCAACCGCCGCCCAACCACCTATTACGGGTTTGCACCAGCGAAACTGACGCGCAGGACGAAGTTCATCACCGCGATCTTGCCTGTCACCGAAGGCGTCGATCTTCCTCAGATTGAACGCCTGAGAGGGATCGAACACATCGGCGTGCGTGTGCGGCAGAATGCCATGGTGACGGATCTCTACATAAACCTGGAAGCCGACGGAAGCGTCCGCCATCGCAACGCCAATCTGGAAATGCCCAACGGTTGGGAAACGGACGCTTACCTGCTAGGCATGAGCTATCCTGAAGGTGCCGATCCGAACGATCCCGATGCAATCATTCGCTACATGGTTATCGATGGCAGCTACCTGCGCCGCGATGGCATCGTTGTGCTCGATTCGCTTTCAAAAGTCTATCTGACGATGTCACCCCAGGGCGACGATTTCGAAGTGCTCCTGCAAGGCCAGCCAGTCATCAACGCTTTGCTTAGGGCGACGAAGAAACCAGCAGAGGTTCGGCTGAACGGCCAGCTCGTTCACCCGGCCTACAACCAAGAAGCAAAGAACCTCTGGCTATCGGTGAAAGCGCCGTAA
- a CDS encoding SAM-dependent methyltransferase, whose product MFQSIRSLPCLLGLLTFAALVPAESSRCRADEHESTHFYLVGIGPGDADLMTLRAAKVIESADLVLCRGDHAETFSDYLKGKEVHSEFSGMIPFYSRDPSQYEGEDRKRAEQYQQKRLRLVRLVRDAVQAGRTVAALDNGDPMIYGPCTWMLKEFEDLNPQVVPGLSSFNAANAAIGMGITSGGNTKSVTLTAGDWIKTDDTIEKLSVHRNTMVLFTMRAELQHFVEKLLLNYAPETPIAIVQQAGQSVGEKVIYSTLGEVLVDVAEEDLPFEYLIYVGNFLNQRNN is encoded by the coding sequence ATGTTTCAATCCATTCGATCTCTGCCATGCCTTCTCGGTCTACTCACCTTCGCTGCTCTCGTGCCAGCGGAATCATCACGTTGCCGTGCTGACGAACACGAGTCCACACACTTCTATCTTGTCGGAATTGGCCCTGGGGATGCCGACTTGATGACGCTTCGAGCCGCGAAGGTGATCGAAAGTGCCGATCTTGTCCTTTGTCGTGGCGATCACGCGGAGACGTTCAGCGACTACCTCAAAGGGAAGGAGGTCCACAGTGAGTTTTCTGGAATGATTCCGTTCTATAGCCGCGATCCTTCACAATATGAAGGAGAAGATCGCAAGCGAGCGGAGCAGTATCAACAGAAACGTTTAAGACTCGTTCGTCTGGTCCGTGATGCGGTTCAGGCCGGTCGGACCGTTGCGGCTTTGGATAACGGCGATCCGATGATCTACGGTCCGTGCACGTGGATGCTCAAAGAGTTCGAGGATCTAAACCCGCAAGTGGTCCCTGGACTCAGTTCGTTCAACGCCGCCAATGCCGCGATCGGAATGGGAATCACGTCCGGAGGAAACACGAAGAGCGTTACATTGACGGCTGGCGATTGGATCAAAACCGACGATACGATCGAGAAGCTTTCCGTGCATCGCAACACGATGGTGCTGTTTACGATGCGAGCGGAGTTGCAGCATTTCGTCGAAAAGCTGTTGCTCAACTACGCTCCCGAAACTCCGATCGCCATTGTCCAACAGGCTGGTCAATCGGTTGGCGAAAAGGTTATCTACAGTACGCTAGGCGAAGTTCTCGTCGACGTCGCTGAAGAGGATCTGCCGTTTGAGTATCTCATCTACGTCGGCAATTTCTTGAATCAGCGAAACAACTAG